DNA from Desulfonatronum sp. SC1:
CGCGAGGAAAGTCTGTTCGACAGATACTGGCAACAACGCCTGATCGCCGTACGCCGGGTTCTCTGACGTCGCCCCGCCCGTCTGCTCCGCGAGTTCTCTCTCTTCCTCCGTCTTTACTCATCTCTCTTTTTGTTTCCCAAGGCCCACTGCATCTGGCGGCAAATTCCCATCAGCAAAGCGTACTCGCTCCGTCGCATTCCCAGACGATGCCAGAGCCGGCGCAGCCTGAGCATCCCATAATCCGGGTTCGTCTTGGGGAGGAAGTCGATCGTCGTCAGCAGATGCCGTAGGGCCGCAAATAATGCTTCCTGTTCGGCATGGTCCACGAAGTCGGCTTGGAGGGGTTTTGGGGTCGGCGACGGTGCGCTTCGGGCGGCTTGGAGACATTCGTAGAGGATCAGCAGGACGGCCTGGGCCAGGTTCAAGGAGACGTTGGGCGTGGCCGTGGGAATGGAGATCAGGTGGGTGCAGCGGTCGATCTCGGCGTTGGTCAGACCGCGATCTTCAGGTCCGAAAAGCAGAGCCACGTCATGGCCTTCCAGCATTTGGTCGACGATTTGACGGGCGGCCTGGGCCGGGGTGAGCAGGGTCGCGCGCCGACCGCCCAGGCGGGCCGTGGTGCCGTAAACCTGGGTGAACGGGGCCACGGCCGAGGATAGGTCCGCGAAGACCCGCGCCTGATCCAGGAGCGGGTCGGCGGGGCCCGTTGCCAGCGGCCTGGCCAGCTCCGGCGCGTAGTTCCGAGGGGCCACCAGCAGAATCCGCTCACAGCCCATGTTCAAGCAGGCCCTGGCCGTGGAACCCACGT
Protein-coding regions in this window:
- a CDS encoding RNA methyltransferase, which translates into the protein MPSAHDPAVALLRQRLAVALFRPKFAENVGSTARACLNMGCERILLVAPRNYAPELARPLATGPADPLLDQARVFADLSSAVAPFTQVYGTTARLGGRRATLLTPAQAARQIVDQMLEGHDVALLFGPEDRGLTNAEIDRCTHLISIPTATPNVSLNLAQAVLLILYECLQAARSAPSPTPKPLQADFVDHAEQEALFAALRHLLTTIDFLPKTNPDYGMLRLRRLWHRLGMRRSEYALLMGICRQMQWALGNKKRDE